From the Hevea brasiliensis isolate MT/VB/25A 57/8 chromosome 15, ASM3005281v1, whole genome shotgun sequence genome, one window contains:
- the LOC110657604 gene encoding glycine-rich cell wall structural protein 1.8 encodes MHCQTKVMGYKNISMGTHKVLPAILFMFLALGICYAKRNLLSLEAHTYGGVAGGGGSGGGGGGSGYAVVGEHGVNAYASGIGSGEGGGAGYGGVGVGGGGGGRSGGGGGAAHVGGASGFGYGVGGGEGGGVGYGGTIGLGGGGGGGGNGGGGGVAHVGGASGSGYGTGSGEGGGAGYGGAIGLVGSGGKGGGGAPARAGETSGVGEGGGGGSSGEGGGVGYVGGVNGTGYGNGGGEGGGAIGHTGGSGGGGGGGGGSGGGGGAGFAGGATGAGHGSGGGEGGGAGYGFGGEKGAGYGSGGGGGAGGGAGVGYGGGEGVGSGGGYGAGGTGYGGGGGGGSGGGGGAGGAHEGGYGSSGGEGAGHGGGIGGGFNGGGGGGSGGGGGSGYGAGGKHRGGYEAGGGSGVGSGHGGGYAP; translated from the coding sequence ATGCATTGCCAAACCAAAGTTATGGGATACAAAAATATTTCCATGGGTACCCATAAAGTTCTTCCGGCCATTCTCTTTATGTTCTTAGCTTTAGGCATATGCTATGCTAAAAGAAACCTCCTTTCGCTTGAAGCACACACTTATGGTGGAGTTGCAGGTGGAGGTGGctcaggtggtggtggtggtggttcaGGATATGCAGTTGTAGGGGAACATGGGGTTAATGCTTATGCAAGTGGTATTGGTAGTGGAGAAGGTGGTGGTGCTGGATATGGTGGTGTTGGagttggtggaggaggtggtggACGTAGTGGTGGTGGGGGTGGTGCTGCACATGTTGGAGGAGCTAGTGGTTTTGGATATGGTGTTGGTGGTGGTGAAGGAGGTGGTGTAGGATATGGTGGTACCATTGGACTTGGTGGTGGGGGTGGTGGTGGAGGTAATGGTGGAGGGGGTGGTGTTGCTCATGTTGGAGGAGCTAGTGGCTCTGGATATGGCACAGGCAGTGGTGAAGGAGGTGGTGCAGGATATGGTGGAGCTATTGGACTTGTTGGTAGCGGTGGTAAGGGAGGCGGTGGTGCTCCTGCTCGTGCCGGAGAAACTAGTGGTGTTGGTGaaggtggtgggggaggtagtagTGGCGAGGGAGGTGGTGTAGGTTATGTTGGAGGAGTAAATGGTACTGGATATGGTAATGGTGGAGGTGAAGGTGGTGGTGCTATAGGACATactggtggtagtggtggtggtggtggtggaggaggtGGCAGTGGTGGTGGAGGTGGTGCAGGTTTTGCTGGAGGGGCTACTGGTGCTGGACATGGCAGTGGTGGTGGGGAAGGAGGTGGTGCTGGATATGGTTTTGGAGGAGAAAAGGGAGCTGGTtatggtagtggtggtggtggtggagctggtggtggagcTGGAGTTGGGTATGGTGGAGGTGAAGGAGTTGGATCTGGTGGAGGTTATGGTGCTGGTGGTACAGGATAtggaggtggtggaggtggtggtagtgGCGGTGGTGGCGGAGCTGGTGGAGCCCATGAAGGTGGATATGGTAGTAGTGGAGGAGAAGGAGCTGGTCATGGAGGTGGAATAGGTGGGGGCTttaatggaggtggaggtggtggttctggaggtggtggtggcagtGGCTATGGTGCAGGAGGTAAGCATAGAGGAGGATATGAAGCAGGTGGGGGGAGTGGTGTAGGTAGTGGCCATGGAGGTGGCTACGCTCCTTGA